A single Thunnus thynnus chromosome 6, fThuThy2.1, whole genome shotgun sequence DNA region contains:
- the si:dkey-8e10.3 gene encoding serine/threonine-protein kinase SBK1, whose translation MIELGLADGSLIDELMELTAQSLSNLEIQEHFNIIKEIGRGKYGKVLLVTHRFRGTPMALKVMPKASTKLQGFLREYCISLHLSCHPCIVGLFGIAFQSNEHYCFAQELVIGRDLFAVIQPKVGIPESSVKRCVLQIASALEFIHSHGLVHRDVKPENILLLDNHCCQVKLADFGLAQKRGTLIRFITGTLPYMAPELCSVALTEGQKEVTAPPLSVEPSLDTWAFGVVIFCILTGYFPWERCMDSDDFYQEFADWCRMEERPTIEEEIPPLWKRFTPEAMELFSKLLALDAGKRCTVGEVRDYVEKDWLKKVHGDGQQQTAEKEKVSTSKE comes from the exons ATGATCGAGTTGGGCCTCGCTGACGGCAGCCTGATCGACGAGCTGATGGAGCTGACGGCTCAGAGTCTCAGTAACTTGGAGATCCAGGAACACTTCAACATTATCAAGGAGATTGGCCGAGGGAAATACGGCAAAGTGCTGCTGGTCACGCATCGCTTCAGGG GGACTCCCATGGCCTTGAAAGTGATGCCCAAAGCCTCGACTAAGCTGCAGGGCTTTCTGCGCGAGTACTGCATCTCCTTACACCTATCCTGTCACCCCTGCATTGTGGGCCTCTTTGGCATTGCCTTCCAGTCTAATGAGCACTACTGCTTTGCCCAGGAGCTTGTCATTGGGAGGGACCTGTTTGCTGTCATTCAGCCAAAG GTGGGTATCCCGGAGTCATCTGTAAAACGTTGTGTCCTCCAAATTGCCAGCGCTTTGGAGTTCATCCACAGCCATGGCCTGGTCCACCGTGATGTCAAGCCTGAGAACATCCTCCTGCTGGACAATCACTGCTGCCAGGTGAAGCTGGCAGACTTTGGCCTGGCCCAGAAGAGAGGCACACTGATACGCTTCATCACAGGAACCCTGCCCTACATGGCCCCAGAGCTTTGCAGTGTTGCCCTGACGGAGGGCCAGAAAGAAGTCACAGCTCCTCCACTTAGCGTGGAGCCAAGCCTAGACACATGGGCCTTCGGGGTGGTTATCTTTTGCATCCTTACAGGCTACTTCCCCTGGGAGCGTTGCATGGACTCGGACGACTTCTACCAGGAGTTTGCCGACTGGTGCAGAATGGAGGAGAGGCCTACCATCGAGGAAGAGATTCCTCCTTTGTGGAAAAGGTTCACTCCAGAAGCCATGGAGTTGTTTAGTAAGCTCTTGGCTCTGGATGCAGGAAAGAGGTGTACAGTTGGGGAGGTGAGAGATTATGTGGAGAAAGACTGGCTTAAGAAGGTACATGGGGACGGGCAACAGCAGACAgcggaaaaagaaaaagttagcACTTCCAAGGAATAA